In the genome of Saccharomonospora viridis DSM 43017, one region contains:
- the xseA gene encoding exodeoxyribonuclease VII large subunit, translated as MSSAAERPRGGTAPSTADNPWPVRTVARKIADWIHRLGSVWVEGQITQISARPGTQTSFLTLRDPSADVSMTVTCSARLLRTCEPPLRDGASVVVHARPSFFLGRGTLSLRADEIRPVGIGELLARIERLRKLLAAEGLFAPERKRPIPFLPKGVGLITGRASAAERDVLVNARARWPAVRFRVINTAVQGASAVPQILQALATLDADPDIDVIVIARGGGSVEDLLPFSDETLCRAVAAAGTPVVSAIGHEPDSPLLDLVADRRCSTPTDAGKTVVPDVAEETARIHQLRDRARRALHGWVDTQRRLLEQIRSRPSLADPLGPIEHRAAEIEAQVERGRRAILTTVSHEQSALAAARARLAALGPSATLERGYAVVQYLDAEGEFRVLRSVSEVAEGTPLRVRLADGAVRAIAGEPER; from the coding sequence GTGAGTAGTGCCGCCGAACGCCCTCGTGGAGGTACCGCACCCTCCACGGCCGACAATCCGTGGCCCGTCCGCACGGTGGCCCGCAAGATCGCCGACTGGATCCACCGACTCGGCTCTGTGTGGGTGGAAGGACAGATCACCCAGATCTCCGCGCGTCCCGGTACGCAGACGTCGTTTCTGACATTGCGGGACCCGTCCGCCGACGTCTCGATGACGGTGACGTGTTCGGCACGACTGTTGCGAACGTGCGAGCCACCGCTGCGGGACGGGGCGAGCGTGGTGGTGCACGCCCGCCCCTCGTTCTTCCTCGGTCGTGGCACGCTCAGCCTGCGAGCCGACGAGATCCGCCCCGTGGGCATCGGCGAACTGTTGGCCAGGATCGAACGGCTGCGCAAGCTGCTGGCCGCCGAGGGACTGTTCGCTCCCGAGCGCAAACGTCCCATTCCGTTCCTGCCGAAGGGGGTCGGCCTGATCACGGGCAGGGCCTCGGCGGCCGAACGCGACGTGCTCGTCAACGCCCGGGCCCGTTGGCCGGCGGTCAGGTTCCGCGTCATCAACACGGCGGTCCAGGGCGCGAGCGCGGTGCCGCAGATCCTGCAGGCCTTGGCCACCCTGGACGCTGATCCCGACATCGACGTCATCGTCATCGCACGAGGCGGGGGCAGTGTGGAGGACCTGCTGCCGTTCTCCGATGAAACGCTGTGCCGTGCCGTGGCCGCGGCGGGGACACCCGTGGTGAGCGCGATCGGGCACGAGCCGGACTCCCCGCTGCTGGACCTCGTCGCCGACCGGCGTTGTTCCACTCCGACCGACGCGGGCAAGACCGTGGTGCCCGACGTGGCCGAGGAAACCGCCCGGATCCACCAGTTGCGTGATCGCGCGAGGCGTGCGCTCCACGGCTGGGTGGACACACAGCGCCGGTTGTTGGAACAGATTCGCAGCAGACCGTCACTGGCCGATCCACTGGGTCCCATCGAGCATCGGGCGGCTGAGATCGAGGCCCAGGTCGAGCGGGGACGGCGCGCGATCCTCACCACCGTCAGCCACGAACAGTCCGCGCTCGCGGCGGCTCGTGCTCGGCTGGCGGCACTGGGACCGTCGGCCACGTTGGAGCGTGGCTACGCGGTCGTGCAGTACCTCGACGCGGAAGGTGAGTTCCGCGTGCTCCGGTCGGTTTCCGAGGTGGCCGAGGGGACCCCACTGCGGGTACGGCTCGCCGATGGGGCCGTGCGAGCGATCGCGGGAGAACCCGAGCGGTGA
- a CDS encoding PhoH family protein produces the protein MTAQRLPRKDSGRSSDSGDTADRTRTYVLDTSVLLSDPWAITRFAEHHVVLPLVVISELEAKRHHPELGWFAREALRLLDELRRTHGRLDVPVPIGEEGGTVHVELNHSDPTVLPPGFRTDSNDHRILACALNLANERQEVSLITKDIPLRVKAGSVGLTADEYRADEVTPSGWTGMADLDVPAEAIDALFASGEVDLADFGLPEARELPCNTGLRLLAGTTSALARTTPSKRARLVRGDREVFGLHGRSAEQRIALDLLMDPDIGIVSLGGRAGTGKSALALCAGLEAVLERGMHRKIMVFRPVYAVGGQDLGYLPGTENEKMQPWAQAVFDTLGALVSQEVIDEVFDRGMLEVLPLTHIRGRSLHDSFVIVDEAQSLERNVLLTVLSRLGTGSRVVLTHDVAQRDNLRVGRHDGVSAVVEKLKGHPLFAHLTLTRSERSPIAALVTEMLEYHG, from the coding sequence GTGACTGCGCAGCGTTTGCCCCGAAAGGACTCCGGCCGCTCATCCGACTCCGGTGACACAGCTGACCGAACACGTACGTACGTGCTGGACACGTCGGTCCTGCTGTCGGACCCGTGGGCGATCACCCGGTTCGCAGAGCACCACGTGGTGCTGCCGCTCGTGGTGATCAGCGAGCTGGAGGCGAAACGCCATCATCCCGAACTCGGGTGGTTCGCCAGAGAGGCCCTTCGGCTGCTGGACGAGCTCAGGCGCACGCACGGCCGCCTCGACGTGCCGGTGCCGATCGGGGAGGAAGGCGGCACGGTGCACGTGGAGTTGAACCACTCCGACCCCACGGTGCTCCCACCTGGATTCCGCACCGACTCCAACGACCACCGCATCCTCGCCTGCGCGTTGAACCTCGCCAACGAACGTCAGGAGGTGTCCTTGATCACCAAGGACATCCCCCTGCGGGTGAAGGCCGGTTCGGTGGGATTGACCGCCGACGAGTATCGGGCCGACGAGGTGACCCCGTCCGGGTGGACGGGCATGGCCGACCTCGACGTCCCCGCCGAGGCCATCGACGCCCTGTTCGCGTCGGGCGAGGTGGACCTGGCCGATTTCGGTCTTCCCGAGGCGCGTGAGCTGCCGTGCAACACCGGTCTCCGCCTGCTCGCGGGGACGACGAGCGCGCTGGCGCGGACCACACCCAGCAAGAGGGCACGACTCGTCCGCGGTGACCGGGAGGTGTTCGGCCTCCACGGACGGTCGGCGGAACAGCGCATCGCGTTGGACCTGCTCATGGACCCCGACATCGGCATCGTGTCCCTCGGCGGACGCGCGGGCACGGGGAAGTCGGCACTCGCGCTGTGCGCCGGGCTCGAAGCCGTTCTCGAACGCGGGATGCACCGCAAGATCATGGTGTTCCGTCCGGTGTACGCGGTCGGGGGACAGGATCTGGGCTATCTGCCGGGCACCGAGAACGAGAAGATGCAGCCCTGGGCCCAGGCCGTGTTCGACACCCTCGGTGCGTTGGTCAGCCAGGAAGTGATCGACGAGGTGTTCGATCGCGGCATGCTGGAGGTGCTGCCGCTCACCCACATCCGGGGACGGTCGCTGCACGACTCGTTCGTGATCGTGGACGAGGCGCAGTCGCTGGAGCGCAACGTGCTGTTGACGGTGTTGTCGCGACTGGGCACGGGGTCCCGGGTGGTGTTGACCCACGACGTGGCGCAGCGCGACAACCTGCGTGTCGGCAGGCACGACGGGGTGTCAGCGGTGGTCGAGAAGCTGAAGGGGCATCCGCTGTTCGCGCACCTGACGTTGACGCGCTCCGAGCGTTCTCCGATCGCTGCTTTGGTCACCGAGATGCTGGAGTACCACGGGTGA
- a CDS encoding lipid droplet-associated protein has translation MKHVPFPLRVAAGLAVTTAERARGLPKQLLELPITVASQVLQVSMRVQQHVTELAIKGDNALAALRRPEETPEWATFDEDLDEGFDDRFDSARNGEQDDPWAEEERALAADHVEGEFDSPEAPAGMAGYDELTLPQVRARLRSLSLPQLEELLAYEREHANRPSFVGMLTRRINNVRQAEGSADSE, from the coding sequence ATGAAACATGTCCCGTTCCCGCTCCGGGTAGCCGCCGGCCTGGCCGTCACAACGGCCGAGCGGGCGCGTGGTCTGCCCAAGCAGCTCCTGGAACTCCCCATCACCGTCGCCAGTCAGGTACTGCAGGTGTCCATGCGGGTGCAGCAGCACGTCACCGAGCTGGCGATCAAGGGTGACAACGCACTGGCGGCGCTGCGTCGCCCCGAAGAAACCCCGGAGTGGGCGACCTTCGACGAGGATCTCGACGAGGGTTTCGACGACAGGTTCGATTCCGCCCGCAACGGCGAGCAGGACGATCCGTGGGCCGAGGAGGAACGGGCCCTCGCCGCTGACCACGTCGAGGGTGAATTCGACAGCCCGGAGGCCCCCGCGGGCATGGCGGGCTACGACGAGCTCACACTCCCCCAGGTACGGGCGCGGCTGCGATCGCTGTCCTTGCCGCAGTTGGAGGAGCTTCTCGCCTACGAGCGCGAGCACGCCAATCGCCCGTCGTTCGTCGGGATGCTCACCCGCCGGATCAACAACGTGCGCCAGGCGGAGGGGTCCGCGGACAGTGAGTAG
- a CDS encoding NAD(P)/FAD-dependent oxidoreductase — MGSSETLSADLLIVGAGPTGLYAAYYAGFRGLSTVIVDSLPEAGGQITAMYPEKMIHDVAGFPAVRGRELVNALVEQASQWNPTYLLGQQADKLHTGDDGLVVGLASGMEVHAGAVLVTAGIGEFTPRPLPAGQGWLGRGLVYFIPALDAHAGQDVVVVGGGDSAFDWALALRPIASSVTLVHRRARFRAAESTVRQAYAEGVRVITDAEVTALRGDATGGLAEVDVRLKSGERLSLPAQTVVAALGFTADLGPLESWGLEIERRTIRVDTTMATSRERVYAAGDVVSYPGKVRLIATGFGEAATAVNNIAVALDPSAKLFPGHSTDV, encoded by the coding sequence ATGGGTTCGTCCGAAACGCTGTCGGCCGATCTGCTCATCGTCGGCGCGGGTCCCACAGGCCTGTACGCCGCGTACTACGCGGGTTTCCGCGGACTGTCCACGGTGATCGTCGACTCCCTGCCCGAGGCGGGTGGGCAGATCACGGCGATGTACCCCGAGAAGATGATCCACGACGTGGCGGGGTTCCCCGCCGTGCGTGGTCGGGAGCTCGTGAACGCGCTCGTCGAACAGGCGAGCCAGTGGAACCCCACCTATCTCCTCGGTCAACAGGCCGACAAGCTGCACACCGGGGACGACGGCTTGGTGGTGGGGCTCGCCAGCGGCATGGAGGTCCACGCGGGAGCCGTGCTGGTCACGGCGGGTATCGGCGAGTTCACACCACGACCGCTGCCCGCGGGGCAGGGGTGGCTCGGTCGGGGGTTGGTGTACTTCATCCCGGCCCTCGACGCCCATGCCGGACAGGACGTCGTGGTGGTCGGTGGTGGCGACTCGGCGTTCGACTGGGCACTGGCGCTGCGGCCGATCGCGTCGAGTGTCACGCTCGTGCACCGCAGGGCACGTTTCCGCGCGGCCGAGTCCACCGTCCGTCAGGCGTACGCGGAAGGGGTGCGGGTGATCACCGACGCCGAGGTCACCGCGTTACGGGGCGATGCCACCGGCGGACTCGCGGAGGTCGACGTCCGACTCAAAAGCGGGGAACGGCTGAGCCTGCCCGCACAGACCGTCGTGGCCGCCCTGGGGTTCACCGCCGACCTCGGCCCGCTCGAGAGCTGGGGCCTGGAGATCGAACGGCGCACCATCCGGGTGGACACCACGATGGCCACGAGTCGGGAACGCGTCTACGCCGCCGGGGACGTGGTGTCGTACCCCGGCAAGGTCAGGCTCATCGCCACCGGTTTCGGGGAGGCGGCCACGGCCGTCAACAACATCGCGGTGGCCCTGGACCCGAGTGCGAAGCTCTTCCCGGGGCATTCCACCGACGTCTGA
- the glpX gene encoding class II fructose-bisphosphatase: MTTSQSARAPQRGEAPDRNLAMELVRVTEAAAMAAGRWVGKGDKNGGDQAAVDAMRQLIGTVSMRGVVVIGEGEKDEAPMLYNGEEVGNGDGPECDVAVDPIDGTTLMSKGMPNALAVLAVAERGAMFDPSAVFYMEKLAVGPEAAGTVDLSAPIAENIRRVAKAKHSSVSDVTVCILDRPRHEQIVKEVREAGARIRFISDGDVAGAIAAARPTTGVDMLLGIGGTPEGIIAACAMKCLGGELQGRLWPKDDEERQQAIDAGHDLDRVLTTDDLVRGDNVFFCATGITDGDLLRGVHYRAGGATTQSIVMRSKSGTVRMIDGYHRLTKLRSYSSVDFGGANDDAVPPLP, translated from the coding sequence ATGACCACCAGCCAGTCAGCCCGAGCCCCGCAACGCGGTGAGGCCCCGGACCGCAACCTGGCGATGGAGCTCGTACGAGTCACCGAGGCCGCTGCGATGGCCGCGGGCCGGTGGGTCGGCAAGGGTGACAAGAATGGTGGTGACCAGGCCGCCGTGGACGCGATGCGCCAGTTGATCGGCACCGTGTCCATGCGGGGTGTCGTCGTGATCGGCGAGGGCGAGAAGGACGAAGCGCCCATGCTGTACAACGGCGAGGAGGTCGGCAACGGCGACGGACCGGAGTGCGACGTGGCCGTCGACCCCATCGACGGCACCACGCTGATGTCGAAGGGCATGCCGAACGCGCTCGCCGTGCTGGCGGTGGCCGAGCGTGGCGCGATGTTCGACCCGTCCGCCGTGTTCTACATGGAGAAACTGGCCGTGGGCCCGGAGGCGGCGGGCACCGTGGATCTGTCCGCTCCCATCGCGGAGAACATCCGCAGGGTCGCCAAGGCCAAGCACAGCAGTGTGTCCGATGTGACAGTGTGCATTCTGGACCGTCCTCGCCATGAGCAGATCGTCAAGGAAGTGCGCGAGGCCGGGGCGCGTATCCGGTTCATCAGTGACGGTGACGTGGCGGGCGCGATCGCGGCGGCACGACCGACCACGGGTGTCGACATGCTGCTCGGTATCGGCGGTACGCCGGAGGGCATCATCGCGGCGTGCGCCATGAAGTGCCTCGGCGGCGAGCTGCAGGGCAGGCTGTGGCCGAAGGACGACGAGGAGCGGCAGCAGGCGATCGACGCGGGGCACGACCTCGACCGGGTGTTGACCACCGACGACCTCGTGCGGGGCGACAACGTGTTCTTCTGCGCCACCGGCATCACCGACGGTGATCTGCTGCGCGGTGTGCACTACCGTGCGGGCGGGGCGACCACACAGTCCATCGTGATGCGTTCGAAGTCCGGCACCGTTCGGATGATCGACGGCTACCACCGGCTCACCAAGTTGCGTTCGTACTCGTCGGTGGATTTCGGCGGCGCGAACGACGACGCCGTGCCCCCGCTGCCCTGA
- a CDS encoding GuaB1 family IMP dehydrogenase-related protein: MRFLEGHSPTHDLTYDDVYLLPSRSAVESRFDVDLSTVDGTGATIPIVVANMTAVAGRRMAETVARRGGIVILPQDVDPSAVADITAWVKSRHLVWDTPLVLTAGDAVADAMNLVGKRSHGAVAVVDDDGRPLGIVTEAACADVDRFARLSEVLERLVLTVPLDTPPREVYEQLHQRGEKLALGVDDNGRLAGVLTQVGALRSGIYTPAVDDNGRLRIGAAIGINGDVAAKAEAVLEAGVDVLVVDTAHGHQEKMLAALKAVRSVSPSVPVVAGNVVTAEGTRDLIEAGADIVKVGVGPGAMCTTRMMTGVGRPQLSAVIDCAAAARELGKHVWADGGIRHPRDVALALAAGASAAMVGSWFAGTYESPGDLRYDEHGRPYKESFGMASKRAVTARTRSDSAYERARKSLFEEGISSSRMALDPQSPSVEDLLDSITAGVRSACTYAGAATLEQFHERAVLGVQSPAGFAEGRPLPTGW; encoded by the coding sequence GTGCGATTTCTGGAAGGCCACAGTCCTACTCACGACCTGACCTACGACGACGTCTATCTGCTGCCCAGCCGCTCGGCAGTGGAATCACGCTTCGACGTCGATCTCTCCACCGTCGACGGCACGGGCGCCACCATCCCGATCGTGGTCGCGAACATGACCGCCGTCGCGGGACGGCGCATGGCCGAGACCGTCGCCCGCCGCGGGGGGATCGTCATCCTGCCCCAGGACGTCGACCCCAGCGCGGTCGCCGACATCACGGCGTGGGTGAAGAGCCGGCACCTCGTGTGGGACACCCCGCTGGTGCTCACCGCGGGTGACGCGGTGGCCGACGCGATGAACCTCGTGGGTAAACGCTCCCACGGTGCCGTGGCCGTCGTGGACGACGACGGCCGTCCCCTCGGCATCGTCACCGAAGCCGCGTGTGCCGATGTCGACCGTTTCGCCCGGTTGTCCGAGGTGCTGGAACGGCTGGTGCTCACCGTTCCGCTCGACACACCGCCGCGCGAGGTGTACGAGCAACTGCATCAACGCGGCGAGAAGCTCGCCCTCGGCGTGGACGACAACGGCCGTCTCGCGGGTGTGTTGACCCAGGTCGGTGCCCTCCGCTCCGGTATCTACACCCCCGCCGTGGACGACAACGGCCGCCTGCGCATCGGCGCGGCCATCGGGATCAACGGCGACGTGGCCGCCAAGGCCGAGGCGGTCCTCGAGGCCGGGGTCGACGTCCTCGTCGTGGACACCGCCCACGGCCACCAGGAGAAGATGCTGGCCGCGCTCAAGGCCGTCCGCTCGGTGTCCCCCTCGGTGCCCGTGGTCGCGGGCAACGTCGTGACCGCGGAAGGCACTCGCGACCTCATCGAAGCGGGCGCCGACATCGTCAAGGTGGGTGTCGGGCCCGGCGCGATGTGCACGACGCGCATGATGACCGGTGTGGGTCGCCCACAACTGTCGGCCGTGATCGACTGCGCGGCCGCGGCCCGGGAGCTCGGCAAGCACGTGTGGGCCGACGGCGGCATCCGCCACCCGAGGGACGTCGCGCTGGCCCTCGCCGCGGGCGCGTCGGCGGCCATGGTGGGGTCGTGGTTCGCGGGCACGTACGAATCACCCGGGGACCTGCGCTACGACGAACACGGCAGGCCGTACAAGGAGTCGTTCGGCATGGCCTCCAAGCGGGCCGTCACCGCGCGTACGCGTTCCGACAGCGCCTACGAACGCGCCCGCAAGTCGCTGTTCGAGGAAGGCATCTCGTCCTCCCGGATGGCGCTCGACCCGCAGTCACCCAGCGTGGAGGACCTGCTCGACTCCATCACGGCGGGCGTGCGTTCGGCGTGCACCTACGCGGGCGCGGCCACCTTGGAGCAGTTCCACGAGCGAGCGGTGTTGGGCGTGCAGTCACCGGCGGGCTTCGCCGAGGGCCGCCCCCTCCCCACCGGCTGGTAA
- a CDS encoding 4-hydroxy-3-methylbut-2-enyl diphosphate reductase, translating to MSTASPTSNGKRVLLAKPRGYCAGVDRAVVTVEKALEKYGPPIYVRKEIVHNKYVVDTLRKRGVIFVDETSEVPEGSLVVFSAHGVSPAVHAEAAERNLRTIDATCPLVTKVHREVVRFARDDYDILLIGHEGHEEVEGTAGEAPDRVQLVDTPEDVHKVTVRDPSKVVWVSQTTLSVDETMERVNQLKERFPELADPPSEDICYATSNRQTAVKAMAPECDLVLVVGSQNSSNSKRLVEVALQAGARDAHLIDYAHEVDEKWLEGVETIGVTSGASVPDVLVMELLEKLAERGWDDVQEVTTANEKITFALPRELRDGGRARSSVR from the coding sequence ATGAGTACAGCGAGCCCCACTTCGAACGGCAAGCGTGTCCTGCTGGCCAAACCGCGTGGCTACTGCGCCGGCGTGGATAGGGCTGTCGTCACTGTGGAGAAGGCCCTGGAGAAGTACGGTCCTCCCATCTACGTCCGCAAGGAGATCGTTCACAACAAGTACGTGGTGGACACGCTGCGGAAACGCGGTGTGATCTTCGTCGATGAGACCTCCGAGGTGCCAGAGGGCTCGCTGGTGGTGTTCTCCGCGCACGGTGTGTCGCCCGCCGTGCACGCCGAGGCGGCGGAACGCAATCTCCGCACCATCGATGCCACGTGTCCGCTCGTGACCAAGGTGCACCGAGAGGTCGTCCGGTTCGCCCGCGACGACTACGACATCCTGCTCATCGGACACGAGGGACACGAGGAGGTCGAGGGCACGGCCGGAGAGGCCCCCGACCGGGTTCAGCTCGTGGACACGCCGGAAGATGTGCACAAGGTGACCGTGCGTGACCCCTCCAAGGTGGTGTGGGTGTCCCAGACCACGCTCAGTGTCGACGAGACCATGGAGCGGGTGAATCAGCTCAAGGAGCGCTTCCCCGAGTTGGCCGACCCACCCAGCGAAGACATCTGCTACGCGACCTCCAACCGGCAGACCGCGGTGAAGGCCATGGCCCCCGAATGTGACCTCGTGTTGGTGGTGGGGTCTCAGAACTCCTCGAACTCCAAACGCCTCGTGGAGGTGGCCCTTCAGGCCGGGGCCCGTGATGCCCATCTGATCGACTACGCGCACGAGGTCGACGAGAAGTGGTTGGAGGGCGTGGAGACCATCGGCGTCACCAGTGGTGCCTCCGTGCCCGACGTGCTGGTCATGGAACTGCTGGAGAAGCTCGCTGAGCGGGGTTGGGACGACGTGCAGGAAGTCACCACCGCCAACGAGAAGATCACGTTCGCCCTGCCACGCGAACTGCGTGACGGGGGGAGGGCTCGCAGCAGCGTGAGGTGA
- a CDS encoding exodeoxyribonuclease VII small subunit: protein MDSETSVDDTVSEPNNDTDDELAGLGYEEARDQLIEVVKDLEAGGLSLEESLALWERGERLARLCERHLEGARERIDAALATVEQSPEEAAEDDEDGGEAAEDSS from the coding sequence GTGGATTCCGAGACGAGCGTGGACGACACCGTGAGCGAACCGAACAACGACACAGACGACGAATTGGCCGGTCTCGGCTACGAGGAGGCCCGGGACCAGCTGATCGAAGTCGTGAAGGACTTGGAGGCCGGCGGCCTGTCCTTGGAGGAGTCGCTGGCGCTGTGGGAGCGCGGCGAACGACTGGCGCGATTGTGCGAGCGACACCTCGAAGGCGCCCGCGAGCGCATCGATGCGGCGCTGGCTACCGTGGAGCAAAGCCCCGAGGAGGCTGCCGAGGACGATGAGGACGGTGGCGAAGCCGCGGAGGATTCGAGCTAA
- a CDS encoding class II fumarate hydratase encodes MAEQEYRIERDTMGEVAVPAHALYRAQTQRAVENFPISGRGLERSQIRALGLVKAAAARVNARLGVLDGEVAAAIASAADEVAEGKHDEHFPIDVFQTGSGTSSNMNANEVIATLASRSLGRDVHPNDHVNASQSSNDTFPTTIRVAATEAVLTDVVPALDHLATVLERRAAEWRDVVKAGRTHLMDAVPITFGQEAGAWAAQVRFGIERLRSALPRLAELPIGGTAVGSGLNAPPGFGSAVADELAKVTGLPLVEARDHFEAQASQDGLVETSGHLRTVAVSLHKIANDLRWLGSGPRAGLAEITMPDLQPGSSIMPGKVNPVICEATLQVVAQVIGNDAAVAFAGSQGNFQLNVNLPVIARNVLESARLLAAVSRLLADKVIDGLTVNVDTARAYAEGSPSIVTPLNAYLGYEEAASVAKQALAERKSIRDVVLERGHVSDGKLTEAQLDEALDVLRMARGNR; translated from the coding sequence ATGGCTGAACAGGAGTACCGGATCGAGCGCGACACCATGGGTGAGGTCGCCGTACCCGCCCACGCGCTCTACCGCGCCCAGACTCAACGTGCGGTCGAGAACTTCCCCATCTCGGGCCGTGGTCTGGAACGTTCCCAGATCCGCGCGCTGGGATTGGTGAAGGCCGCCGCCGCGCGGGTCAACGCGCGTTTGGGGGTACTCGACGGCGAGGTGGCCGCCGCCATCGCCTCGGCCGCCGACGAAGTGGCCGAGGGCAAACACGACGAACACTTCCCCATCGACGTGTTCCAGACCGGTTCGGGCACCTCGTCGAACATGAACGCCAACGAGGTCATCGCCACCCTGGCCTCACGTTCACTGGGCCGTGACGTGCACCCCAACGACCACGTCAACGCCTCCCAGTCGTCGAACGACACGTTCCCCACCACCATCCGGGTGGCCGCGACCGAAGCCGTACTCACCGACGTGGTGCCCGCGCTGGACCACCTGGCGACCGTCCTGGAACGGCGCGCGGCGGAATGGCGGGATGTGGTGAAGGCCGGCCGAACCCACTTGATGGACGCCGTGCCGATCACGTTCGGCCAGGAGGCGGGTGCGTGGGCGGCGCAAGTGCGATTCGGCATCGAACGCCTGCGCAGCGCACTGCCCCGACTCGCGGAGCTGCCCATCGGCGGTACGGCGGTGGGGTCGGGGCTCAACGCCCCACCCGGGTTCGGCTCGGCGGTGGCCGACGAACTCGCCAAGGTGACGGGGCTGCCCTTGGTCGAGGCACGGGACCACTTCGAGGCACAGGCGTCGCAGGACGGGTTGGTGGAGACCTCCGGACACCTACGCACGGTGGCCGTGTCACTCCACAAGATCGCCAACGATCTGCGTTGGTTGGGTTCGGGGCCACGTGCGGGTTTGGCCGAGATAACGATGCCGGACCTCCAGCCGGGTTCGTCGATCATGCCCGGCAAGGTGAACCCGGTGATCTGCGAGGCCACGTTGCAGGTCGTGGCGCAGGTCATCGGCAACGACGCGGCTGTGGCATTCGCCGGTTCGCAGGGCAATTTCCAGCTCAACGTGAACCTGCCCGTGATCGCCCGCAACGTGCTGGAGTCGGCCCGACTGCTCGCGGCCGTGTCGCGTCTCCTCGCGGACAAGGTGATCGACGGGCTGACCGTCAACGTCGACACCGCGCGGGCCTACGCCGAGGGCTCACCGTCGATCGTCACGCCGCTCAACGCCTACCTCGGTTACGAGGAGGCCGCCTCGGTGGCCAAACAGGCGTTGGCCGAACGCAAGTCCATCCGGGATGTCGTGCTCGAACGGGGGCACGTGTCGGACGGGAAACTCACCGAGGCCCAGCTCGACGAGGCGCTCGACGTGCTGCGGATGGCCCGCGGGAACCGCTGA
- a CDS encoding TetR/AcrR family transcriptional regulator has product MRDDPVLTPDAERVLEVARKLFRDHGIHAVGVEQLAHEAGVTEKTFYERFGSKDALVAEYLERWGERYREHVRAVVERRGRFSPAQRLLLLFDAVEEWIATEGPHDCAFVNAQAELSDAGHPAREVIRAQKQWMVDYLRTLARDAGVRNARKLATSLLILLEGAIVTASFGIVPGAVGNAKEVARQLVEAG; this is encoded by the coding sequence ATGCGTGACGACCCCGTACTGACCCCGGACGCCGAGCGAGTGCTCGAAGTGGCGAGAAAGCTGTTCCGCGACCACGGTATTCACGCTGTCGGGGTCGAGCAGCTCGCCCATGAGGCCGGTGTCACCGAGAAAACGTTCTACGAGCGGTTCGGTTCCAAGGACGCACTCGTCGCCGAGTACCTCGAACGATGGGGCGAGCGCTATCGCGAGCATGTGCGCGCGGTGGTCGAACGTCGGGGTCGGTTCTCACCCGCACAGCGGCTGTTGTTGCTGTTCGACGCGGTGGAGGAGTGGATCGCGACGGAGGGTCCACACGACTGCGCGTTCGTCAACGCGCAGGCCGAACTGTCCGACGCCGGCCACCCCGCCCGCGAGGTGATCCGGGCGCAGAAACAGTGGATGGTGGACTATCTGCGAACTCTCGCGCGGGACGCGGGCGTGCGTAACGCGCGCAAATTGGCGACCTCGTTGTTGATACTGCTGGAGGGTGCCATCGTCACCGCCTCGTTCGGGATCGTGCCCGGCGCGGTGGGTAACGCCAAGGAAGTGGCCAGACAGCTCGTCGAGGCGGGTTGA